A region of the Scatophagus argus isolate fScaArg1 chromosome 14, fScaArg1.pri, whole genome shotgun sequence genome:
AATCAGTtgatataattattatataattactTATtgctttaaatttttaattGTGCGTGCGGTTTCAAGGCTACAACTGCCCATCCGTTGTGaaagttaaagtaaaaatgtgatttaataagtcatgttttactttaaattgtttttttttttttaaattaatgtcgAAAAACTCTCATCACAACATTTCAAAGCCAAAGTCACTGCTCTTACAATCGTGAAAACGGAAACAGCAAAATATTCCCCTTTAAGAAGCGGGAACTATCGTGACTTTTATTCTCTACTGTTTCCATACATCCGGTGTGTCGTCTAATTCGGGCACTTCCTTTCCTTGGAAACAGATTGACGGCTCTTTGGTTCCCacccaaacaaataaacaaagctcAGGTGGAGATTTTTGGCCGCTCGGAAACGTTGAGTCCCCCTCCAGTGCATCCCCGTCAGTTAGCTGGACTTGTTTTCAGAAACCCGAGCTCCTGTCCCCCGGAAACGATGTCTGCCTGTCCCCGCGTCTTCGTGTAACGTCTTCGAACTGACGACTCGCCTGTAATTTCAGCCATTGCGCAACAGTGGCGGTGACGTCCGGCGCTAGCTGCCCGTCTCCGCGTCCGAACAGCAGCCGGTGCTTTAGCGAGGCTGGGCAGAGATGACAAGCGATTTGGCTGTTACCTCCTTCACTTCCAGACAGGTTTGGTAGGCTCGGATGACAACCCCGGTTTGGCCTTTGTTTGGAGAAGATCAGATGTTGACAAAGATTTGTTGAGTGAAAGAAGCTGCCGGGTgagttttgagtgtttttctgtggtgGTGAAGTTAGCTTGTTAGCGGAGCTCAGAGCCCGATGCCGAGAAGCTAATGTTAGGCTGACGTTTGTCCCAGCGAGGCAGGCTGCCCTgacggacagacacacacacacctttatgCGGTTTAATGAaacatctcctttgtttttatgttgtttgagCTACGGTACCAAAATCTGCATTAGCATGTAGTTACATGTTGTAAAAGCTGAGTTAAAGCCAAGTCAAACGGGAATAAAACACGGCATGATTTAGTTGTGGCATTAAGAttcatgtttcactttcacaaagTTCACGTTATAAGAATGAAATCTCTAAAGTGTGATGATAACgataagaagaagaacagttatttttatatttcaaaatctactttacaaagtgcttcacaaaggcagaaaaataaacataacagTCATAAACGAAAGCATATTATTTAAATTGCTCTTTTGCTCTCAAAACAGATGATCCCAGAAAAAGGTTAACAGTTTCTAACAGTCATGGCTTTAAGTTAATGTTTATTATGAAGACTACGAGGGGTTTGTCTTTGCAGTGCATCAGTGGTCAGTTTGagtttgctgtgttgtgttcagggcTCGATGTGAGCTGTGACTCGTCTCTCTGGCCCTGCAGATTAACTCCCGCCTCCTGTTCGCTGTGCTGCCGTCTCTGCTGTCCATTCCCAGTTACTATGAGTGCAATGCGCGTGGATGCCAAAGTGGTGATGCTGGGAAAGGAGAGTGTGGGGAAGACCAGCCTGGTGGAGAGATACGTTCATCACCGCTTCCTGGTGGGCCCCTATCAGAACGTGAGTGTCAGCTGTTTCCCTTTGGTTTCCACGAGGGCCCGTTGCAGATTGATTGCCTGCTGCCTGGATGAGAGgcattgtttttatatttagcCCCCGGGAGGTCGTGATAATGAAGGCTCAAGTCTGTAATCATCTAAAGCATTAAAGCTCTGATAGAAACTCGGGATGCAGTCATATTTGGGTTTTCGTCTTGAAAGAGACGCTGCATTAAGCGAGCGTGTTAATGTGAAATGCGTCCATGATAACTTTATAACGTCAGAGTGACATAAAGTCACACGGAGGAAAGTTTTCAGGCCCCGTCACTTCACTGcacagtttatttcattttttttgtctgtcagtttcactttttcactaATGAAGAGTTGATGCAAAATCAAACTCTAAAATCTCTCACTTACTTAAGCACTCAGTAGtcaaaaaccaaactgaaaaaaaggagaagttGTGGTTTTACGGCTTCTTGCGTGTTGTCAGAGTTTCTCGGCTGGATGGACTGACTTCCTGTGACTTCTTGTTGTCACTGTGCAGTTTACCCGCTTAATCCACCGTGAAAAATccaaatttgtgtgtgtttgcatctgccgattcattaatatttcacagCCAGCTGCACTGAAGGAGGACTCGGCTCGACTCGACtcgaacaaacaaacaaacaaacggtGTTCAGACCGAGTACCCACAATGCACAGGGACTCGCAGCCTTTCTGTCCACGAGTGTCtcatgtttttctgtgctttctctCGCCTCCTGACAGACTATCGGTGCTGCTTTTGTTGCCAAACCAATCCAGCTGGGAGACAAAGTGATCACCCTGGGAATATGGGTGAGTTCGAGTCTGCGTAGCGGCTGAGATCTGACAGCGTGACACAACCGcacatttttgtccattttccAACTCGCCGGCTCACACTGACGCCACATCACTTGAGGCAGATTATCAGATTTTATGAAGCTCCGGCAGAAGGTGTTGCGCAACTTTATATGCAGCAATAATCTATGAAGGAAATCTGTGGACACAGAAGCCTAAATTCATTTTGAGATAGAAACCATAGAAGTTATTGTAGAAAGCAGTCAGAAGTGCATCATGTCGTCCTGCAGCTGGGGCTCAGGGTGTCCCGTCCTCTGTCTCACTCGTCTCCTCTCCGTCTCCCTCAGGACACAGCTGGATCAGAGCGCTACGAGGCCATGAGCCGAATCTACTACCGAGGAGCCCGGGCAGCCATCGTCTGCTACGGTAAATCTGCACGGCCGCCGCTCATCTCGTAGGGAGCCTTCAGGTGCTGTAACTCCTAACAGCTTCGTTTCTTCTGTTCCGTGTGGACACGGTGGACACCGTATGCGTGTCAAAGGGACAAACGGTCTCACCTGTACGTGACGATCGTGCGGTTCTGTCCTGCGCTGTGACAGGTGACGTTTCTCCCTGATAAACAGAAATAGAAGTTTAGAGGTTCATACGGAGCAGAAGGTGACTTTCTCGGCTGGTTTCAGTGAACATTGTGCCGCCGATCGTCCTGTCAGATGAATTTGTTTAATGGGTGCTTTCAGCCTGTCAGCGAGCTAACTGCAGTATCTGCTTTTGGCTTTAAGTTAGATGCGAATCAAACTTCTGCTTCGGTCTCTCATGCTAACGAGGCCGCTGTAGCCGGTGTGCCGACTGTCGTTATGGAGATACGACATGGAGACCAGAAGAACTGTGACCGGTCAGCTTGGGCTCCTTGTGTTTGCTCCTTTAAGTGATCCTCGTAGATCTGGACCAGGAGTGAGACGCCCCTTTTCTCTCATGCTCATCTAACTCAGGCGTCTCCACTGCAAAGCTTCTGCTCCCTGCTGCCACGTAGAagaaatgcaaacacagcaggcgttcccatcatcctcctctgtgATGGAGCCGACACCCCAGCAGGTTGTCCTGCGCTCCGCGCCGCATCATGTTGTGACCACAAGTCCTTAACGACGATTGACCTGATTACCAGGTAAAGTGCTGAGGCTCGCGTCTGGCTTTAAAGCAAGCAGAGTCGCTGTGAAAACGAACAAGTCAGGATGCGGATCGGGTCAGCGTGCAGCATCAAGAAGCGGCGAGAAGCTGAGCATTTTGGTCTGAGAGGACGACGGTGGCGATCAGAGCGGCGACAGGAAGAAGCTCGGCTGTGAACAGGTTAACCGTTAACACATTAACGGGTCTGAGACCAGATCCCGAGGCAGGTTTACAGCGTTTTCTTTTAcgtgtctgtttctttgttccACGTAGAGGAACTTTGTCTCTGAGGAAATAACTGGTGGTATTTGGATtactcacactgctgctgtttcctcttcttcttcttcttctccttctttcttttctttgtgtatttgttcaGTCACAccagtctgtgtgtctttcagatCTGAcggacagcagcagcttccagcgAGCTCGCTTCTGggtgaaggagctgcagagctgcGAGGAGGTAAGTCGGCTGGTGTGACGTGACGTGAAGTGTGGCGGCGCTGAATGAGTTCAGGGTCGTCTTGTCACAGAGCAGCTGCCCTCCCCCgcctgaaaacagaaaagaagaaagaaaacatctcaCATGTTCAGTGCAGCCAAACATTTGACAGAATTTGATTCAAACTAGAAAGTATGTGATCAAAGAATAAGCGAAGCGTGTGAGGAATCTGATCAGACGCTTGATGCCAGCAGACGTTTCAGTCGATACCACAAGTGTTGAGTCCGCGCTCAGTCCAGCAGGGCGACTCTGCTGTTTCATCGTCTTGTGTTGACCTGGTGATTAAACACATCCTGCTCTGCCGTCTGTCGCCTTCTGCAGCACTGCAGGATCTACCTGTGTGGCACTAAGAACGACCTGGTCGCAGGGGATCGCAGCCTGCGCCAAATCGACTACCACGACGCTCAGGACTTTGCTGAAGGTAACGGCGGCCTCTCATACTGCTGCGCGTCACTGTCACTTcattagcatgtgtgtgtgctgcactgtgGGTACGGCGGGTGAGTTCAGTGTCACAGGACGTGCTGCGAGGTGAGTCGGTCGACGTCAGCCGGCCTTCCAGTGTTGTGTCTTGGTGTGAGTCAGCTGTGAGTGATGGCAGAACTGCAGCtcataagaagaagaagcagcagtaacagtatatatattttataagaaATGTGTAACAAACAGCTCAGGTCGCTGACTGTCCGAGTCCTTTTGTCTTCCTGTTCTGTTCGTTTGAAGGTGCGGTCTGCGTTCAGGTTCATCCAGATTATGTTAATGCTTAAAATGGGGAGCAGTTAGGTTCCTAAAGTGCTCTTCAGTGTCCAGGATGTCATGCGCCGCCTCTGTGTTTGATTGGTTCCGACACAACACGTCTGACTGACCTctaacttcactgttttggtttgctttgacAGAAATCGGCGCGCAGCACTTTGAGACCTCcagtaaaacaggaaataatgtGGGTGAGTCACACCTTCAGTCATCTGCAGAACACGTTTTGGCTGCCACACGCCTGAGCGTTCACCTCACAGGGTACATTTAACCACATGAGGGGTGGAAGCCGGCAGGTGGAGGGTGAGGGCGTCACTTTTCATGGCAGCAGCTGACGAGTTTGGACTTTTCTTGAACAGATTTGTGTCTTCTGCAGGacagaaaagctgctgctgttgaccACTCAGGCTTTGAGGATCAGTGAAACGATTGGCAGCACGTTAGGcttctgttgctgttggtcAGTAACCTCGGGACCTTTGAATGACTGTGAAAAAGGAAGCGTCAGACGAGTTGAGACACAGAAGACATTGTCCTCCTCGTGAAAAGACAGGAACTAGAAGCACAGTGTCAGAGGGTCTTGGTGACGGCGGTGGTTCTCTTTAGAGAGCCTCCTCTCGTGGTCACGTCTCCAGTCGGCGGCCTGAGGTCCCGTCATGACCTCCATGAGTGCATTTCAAGCTCCCACACTGCGGTGACTTACAGACAAAGTCCTCAGGTCCTCAGCCAACTCCTGGTCCAGTCCTCAGGTCTTTTGTCCTCTGGAGTTTAACGCACTTAAAAATGGAGGAATTGAGCATGAAAGAGTTCGCTGAGACcaccaagaaaaataaaatgcccACAAAAGAGGCTaaaattgatttcatttaattgttGTTATATTAGCGACCAAAATGTGAATATCTGTGCAGTCTtgggttgaaaatctgatttgagATCAGGTTTTTAATGGTTTTGGAGCTGTTGTTTTACGGACGAGATATTGAAACGTACCGGTTCAGGTGTTTTTGTCAGGTCGTGATGTGCGACTGAGCTGATGGAAACTGACGGCCTCGTTCTTCCTCTGTTGGACAGATGAGCTGTTCCACAAAGTGGCTGAGGACTACAACAGCAGCGCCTTCGAGTATATGACAGGTGAGTGTTTTCTCCACATACGCTGCATGTAACCGCACAGAGAGCAGCTTGAGTTTTCTCTTCTGAATGATTCTGAAAGGAGCAGGAATCTGCCGCTTTTCACCAAAGACCAAAGTATGCTTGACAACATGTCAAAGCTAAAGTTCATAGCCGCTCAGAGGCGGAGTGAAAGAGGTCATGTGATCCTCCAGCCTTTCTGTGAAGACAAGTTTCAGTGAAAAGTTCACCGCACCGCCTCTTCCTGAGTCTCGGCTCAATCTGGGCGTAGTTGCCAGATTGTCGAAGCTTTTTGATAATCCAGTTTGAAACCCGCGGATGCTGCAAACCACCTGCTCACCACAGGAACTGCTTTCCGTCATTAGAGATCAGATCCTACATCACAGGAATGCGGTGCCACTTTGTCAGGTATAAGCCAACCAGACTTCCCCTTTAACTCCAGTGAAACCAGGCCTGCCACCGACAGAGCGGGAGGACGCCACCGGATTAAAGGATTTCTGATTCCGATTAAGTTGTGAGCATAAAAGACATGACAGGATTTGATGTGTTAACTGAGTCCCGAAGTTTTATGAGGCGCAGACTCACAGAATAATGTGGTCTGAAAATTgcacaggtgagcagacagagaagaagcCCCTCCAGGTGCGAACgataaaataatgaagaaatcCTTCAAAGTTTGGTTCTTAACGGAATATTTTCCATTAATTTAGGTAAACATGGTTATTCACTTAGATGAGATGGACCCCACCATCACAAACTGAACGTAAAGCTCCAGCTTAATGGTCAGCCTGGTTCTGAATCCACCTCCCAGCACTGTTAGCTCCTCagtccacacacaaaaaaacaagtaacacgtgaatgaaaatatctgaggctgcaggttttcttcaactaaccccccctccccccctcgcTGTTTCAGCAGAGGAAACGGGTGTCGACTTGGGCCAGAAGAAAGACTCATATTTCTACTCCTGTTGCCATAACAACTGATGCTGAGCAACAGGAAGGGGAGTCCGTCGCCTTCCCTCGACTGGAGTGAAACCTGGATATGCTGGACAGATAACTCAGCTCTGCGAACTGGGATGCAAGAAAAAGAATTAAGTAAACACTGTAATGTTTATAACTTGTTAGATatgttcatttctttctgtgCCATAAGAACTGAGGGCTGCAGGACTTTGTAGAAGAGGATCTGCTCCTGCTGTTGGGGATGTCCCCTGTTTTATGGTCTCGTCAGCCGGTCCCCCTTTCCTCTGCAGCGTCCTCTCAGCTGGACCCTGGAAGTTATCACATCCccaaagctgcagtgtgaaacGGTCTGAGGCTGAGGGAACCAGCAGAGAACCGGCAGAGAAGAGCTGACTGGGACTGCTGATTGCTGTAGTACCTGCAGGGCTTGAGGAGGTTGGGTGGTTTGTTTACAGCAGGC
Encoded here:
- the rab24 gene encoding ras-related protein Rab-24 isoform X2 — its product is MFIMKTTRGLSLQCISGQFEFAVLCSGLDVSCDSSLWPCRLTPASCSLCCRLCCPFPVTMSAMRVDAKVVMLGKESVGKTSLVERYVHHRFLVGPYQNTIGAAFVAKPIQLGDKVITLGIWDTAGSERYEAMSRIYYRGARAAIVCYDLTDSSSFQRARFWVKELQSCEEHCRIYLCGTKNDLVAGDRSLRQIDYHDAQDFAEEIGAQHFETSSKTGNNVDELFHKVAEDYNSSAFEYMTEETGVDLGQKKDSYFYSCCHNN
- the rab24 gene encoding ras-related protein Rab-24 isoform X1, producing the protein MFIMKTTRGLSLQCISGQFEFAVLCSGLDVSCDSSLWPCRLTPASCSLCCRLCCPFPVTMSAMRVDAKVVMLGKESVGKTSLVERYVHHRFLVGPYQNTIGAAFVAKPIQLGDKVITLGIWDTAGSERYEAMSRIYYRGARAAIVCYDLTDSSSFQRARFWVKELQSCEEHCRIYLCGTKNDLVAGDRSLRQIDYHDAQDFAEEIGAQHFETSSKTGNNVDELFHKVAEDYNSSAFEYMTAEETGVDLGQKKDSYFYSCCHNN
- the rab24 gene encoding ras-related protein Rab-24 isoform X3, coding for MSAMRVDAKVVMLGKESVGKTSLVERYVHHRFLVGPYQNTIGAAFVAKPIQLGDKVITLGIWDTAGSERYEAMSRIYYRGARAAIVCYDLTDSSSFQRARFWVKELQSCEEHCRIYLCGTKNDLVAGDRSLRQIDYHDAQDFAEEIGAQHFETSSKTGNNVDELFHKVAEDYNSSAFEYMTAEETGVDLGQKKDSYFYSCCHNN